Proteins encoded in a region of the Paenibacillus sp. E222 genome:
- a CDS encoding phage terminase large subunit family protein — MVFTVPRSPAKSKWPDWLTEAFQVLRPPEKLTVAEWADRYRVLDSKTSAEPGQWSTDRTPYLRGIMDAFTDPRIEEIIFLKPTQVGGTECLNNMLAYVVAQDPSPSMVMYPNKELAQFTSENRLQPMMDLSPELRQRFRPEASKDAELQFDGMYCVIVGANSPAQVSSRPIRYLFMDEVDKYPKSAGKEADPRSLAKERTKTFPFNKKIMQTSTPTVRTGPIWKAWESADVQLMFYVPCPHCGQFQTFNFKQVKFDKSQDVEVIRGAAHYECEHCKGIIRDAHKPAMLRAGQWRDKNGSTKLKRRTGFGLNAIYSPWIRFGDVAAEFMTSKSSPEELMNFVNSWLAECWENTQIKLNSDKVLEKQSGYEEGIVPDKTILLTGGVDVQKDRFYYTIRAWSEGMTSHNIRHGVLETWAQVEEVMNISYCTSDGDEYFVNLCAIDSGFNTDEVYDFCAKNSEWAVAVKGSSTPLPSKYKLSLIDRVDKGEYGLRLYNVDGGFFKDFISNRLVRKSDEIGGWFVYNGCDLDYAEQVTAEEKVIEKRGKNEVEVWRPKTSHADNHYLDTEVYAAFAADCLGIRYMRYEAPPEPMPEPEKKKTAQKSWIQGGETWT; from the coding sequence GTGGTGTTTACAGTGCCAAGAAGTCCAGCAAAAAGTAAATGGCCTGACTGGCTAACGGAGGCTTTCCAAGTTCTGCGACCACCTGAAAAGCTGACTGTAGCAGAGTGGGCAGACCGATACAGGGTATTGGATAGCAAAACTTCTGCCGAGCCTGGTCAATGGTCAACAGATAGAACGCCATATCTGCGCGGGATCATGGATGCGTTCACTGATCCGCGAATAGAGGAAATCATTTTCTTGAAACCGACTCAGGTCGGTGGAACGGAATGTCTGAATAACATGTTGGCCTATGTGGTTGCACAAGATCCATCGCCCAGCATGGTCATGTATCCAAATAAAGAGCTGGCACAGTTCACCTCAGAAAATCGTCTACAGCCCATGATGGATTTAAGTCCAGAACTACGACAAAGGTTCAGGCCGGAGGCATCGAAAGACGCAGAGCTTCAGTTTGACGGGATGTACTGCGTCATTGTCGGCGCAAACAGTCCTGCTCAGGTGTCGAGCCGTCCAATTCGGTATCTGTTTATGGATGAGGTGGACAAATACCCGAAATCAGCGGGTAAAGAAGCTGACCCACGTTCACTTGCTAAAGAGCGGACGAAGACATTCCCATTCAACAAGAAGATCATGCAGACATCTACGCCAACAGTTCGAACGGGTCCAATTTGGAAAGCGTGGGAAAGTGCAGACGTCCAGTTGATGTTTTATGTGCCGTGTCCTCACTGCGGCCAGTTCCAGACGTTCAACTTTAAACAGGTGAAATTCGATAAATCACAGGATGTCGAAGTGATTCGGGGTGCGGCTCATTATGAGTGTGAACACTGTAAAGGAATTATTCGCGATGCTCATAAGCCTGCTATGCTTCGTGCAGGACAATGGCGAGATAAAAACGGATCAACCAAATTAAAGCGGCGTACAGGTTTTGGTTTAAATGCGATATACAGCCCTTGGATTCGGTTCGGTGATGTCGCGGCAGAATTCATGACCTCAAAAAGTTCTCCTGAAGAGCTAATGAACTTTGTTAACTCTTGGCTTGCTGAGTGTTGGGAAAATACTCAGATCAAATTAAACAGTGACAAAGTGCTGGAGAAACAGAGTGGTTATGAGGAAGGTATTGTTCCTGATAAAACTATTTTGCTAACTGGCGGTGTCGATGTACAGAAAGATCGTTTTTATTACACAATTCGAGCCTGGAGCGAAGGTATGACAAGCCATAACATCCGGCACGGTGTCCTTGAAACTTGGGCGCAAGTTGAAGAGGTTATGAATATTTCATACTGCACCAGTGATGGTGATGAATATTTCGTGAATTTGTGTGCGATCGACTCAGGTTTCAACACGGATGAAGTATATGATTTTTGCGCCAAAAATAGCGAATGGGCTGTTGCGGTGAAGGGTTCAAGCACGCCACTGCCCAGTAAGTACAAATTATCGCTAATAGATCGTGTTGACAAAGGCGAGTATGGTCTGAGACTTTACAATGTTGATGGAGGCTTTTTCAAGGACTTCATATCCAATCGACTGGTGCGAAAGTCGGATGAAATTGGCGGCTGGTTTGTGTATAACGGTTGCGATCTTGATTATGCCGAGCAAGTCACGGCAGAAGAGAAAGTGATTGAAAAACGAGGTAAGAACGAGGTGGAGGTATGGCGACCTAAAACGTCACATGCTGATAACCATTATCTTGATACAGAAGTGTACGCCGCTTTTGCTGCGGACTGCTTGGGTATCAGGTATATGCGTTATGAAGCGCCGCCTGAGCCGATGCCTGAACCGGAAAAGAAAAAAACGGCGCAAAAATCTTGGATTCAAGGGGGTGAAACTTGGACATGA
- a CDS encoding phage portal protein, with protein MNNLNWIDRSIATISPRWAYKRAAWRSGMSVFDSGSRGRLNHGWNPSGSPNEQQKRGERALIRARAQDLEHNSDIVGGILNAFERNVIGTGIMLQAKIPHDVSGNASGELNQEIERLWKEFCKPENIDITGTQSMEEMTEMLLRRYNVDGGICAVKVYVNDSEFPFKIQLRSVDELNTLLVPGEGKRIVEGIELDDFNRPVAYHFKKASDGYFHNPAESVRIPAEDVIFLFDKKDPRQVREISRLATAMNRIKDANQYIEAISIKERVLACMSVFIKKSTPTGSVGRGVRGGGGSEVDYSGLSLAPGMVGELNPGDEVQTVIPTGQASNTRDFLSTLVRMIAAGLGLSYEAVSRDLSQVNYSSARQGLIEDRKLYKKMQNMIINRFLRPIYLEFLESMYLTGKIDLPLLAENKKKYTAHVWVPPGSTWIDPLKEAKANETALSSNQDTLARICAERGEDWRDVVIQRAAEINLINELIGEKSGKGAGHSEQDESDDDADEDADDAA; from the coding sequence GTGAACAATTTGAATTGGATTGATCGATCGATAGCTACGATTAGCCCGAGATGGGCTTACAAGCGTGCAGCTTGGCGAAGTGGGATGAGTGTATTTGACTCAGGAAGTCGAGGGCGTCTGAATCACGGGTGGAATCCCTCGGGTTCGCCAAACGAGCAGCAGAAACGCGGAGAACGTGCGTTGATTCGTGCCAGAGCTCAGGACTTGGAGCACAACAGCGATATTGTTGGAGGGATTCTGAACGCGTTTGAGCGGAATGTGATTGGAACTGGCATTATGCTGCAAGCGAAGATACCACATGATGTATCTGGTAATGCATCAGGTGAATTGAATCAGGAGATTGAAAGACTCTGGAAAGAATTTTGTAAGCCCGAGAATATAGATATTACAGGAACGCAATCCATGGAAGAAATGACGGAAATGCTTTTGCGTCGTTATAACGTGGATGGCGGTATTTGTGCTGTGAAAGTGTATGTCAATGATTCAGAGTTTCCTTTCAAAATTCAACTACGGTCCGTAGATGAACTAAATACATTGTTGGTTCCTGGTGAGGGTAAGCGGATTGTGGAAGGTATCGAGCTTGATGATTTCAACCGACCAGTCGCGTATCATTTCAAAAAGGCAAGCGATGGTTATTTCCATAATCCAGCTGAATCCGTGCGAATTCCTGCTGAGGACGTTATTTTTCTATTTGACAAGAAAGATCCGCGACAAGTGAGAGAAATTTCAAGACTTGCCACTGCGATGAACCGTATTAAGGATGCCAATCAATACATCGAAGCCATTTCTATTAAAGAGAGGGTTTTAGCATGCATGTCGGTGTTCATTAAAAAAAGCACTCCGACTGGTAGTGTTGGCCGAGGCGTACGCGGGGGTGGAGGTTCAGAAGTCGATTACAGCGGTTTATCCCTCGCACCTGGTATGGTTGGTGAGTTAAACCCAGGCGATGAGGTTCAGACGGTAATTCCAACGGGACAAGCTTCAAACACCCGTGATTTCTTATCGACGTTAGTCCGGATGATAGCTGCTGGGCTCGGGCTTAGTTATGAGGCCGTTTCGCGTGACTTATCTCAGGTCAATTATTCATCAGCTCGGCAAGGATTGATTGAGGATCGGAAACTGTATAAGAAAATGCAAAACATGATCATTAATCGTTTTTTGCGACCGATCTACCTTGAGTTTCTAGAATCTATGTATCTGACAGGTAAGATCGATCTACCGCTACTTGCAGAGAATAAGAAAAAGTATACCGCTCATGTATGGGTTCCGCCGGGAAGCACTTGGATTGACCCACTAAAAGAGGCTAAGGCGAATGAAACGGCATTGAGCTCCAATCAAGATACGCTTGCGCGAATTTGTGCGGAGCGAGGAGAAGATTGGCGGGATGTTGTGATTCAGCGTGCCGCTGAAATAAATCTAATCAATGAATTAATTGGTGAAAAGTCTGGAAAGGGGGCAGGACATAGTGAGCAAGATGAATCCGATGATGATGCGGATGAAGATGCCGATGACGCTGCATAG
- a CDS encoding prohead protease/major capsid protein fusion protein: MNPMMMRMKMPMTLHRNGTQPDEKQFARSLTFSRDTLDEDNRTVELSFSSEAPYERYFGSEVLSHDPAAVDLTRLNEVGVLLFAHGRDQNYGRMPIGIIQKVWLDDSERKARALVQFDDDADSDKVWQKVKKGIIKGVSVGYSVSSWEEVKAGKTSANGRHTGPAYVALKWQPFEISIEPTPADPSVGVGRSFNQNEGEDDKMKGLKMLALAAQGLVHAPDTGTELGGTSTPPADNGQRGNAPPAIDPAQATQQGIVAERARVTEINTLCRDFGMDASTFINDGSTVAVVKDAILQKQIADKAPQRSSVHVGAEDSDKFRAAASDALLMRAGRSPEKPAAGAPELRSMRMRDLAVECLQRSGIEGAHRMRDEELLKRALSPDTTFQSILSNAANKTLSQAYAEAPTTFQYWTGKGSNSDFKAAEHYRISEAGELQRTAQNGLIQYDDAMKDEKVTKAVLTYAERWGFTREAFINDDLSVLSRVPAAYVIAAKRGINKLVYKMIASNPLIFDGKAMFSADHNNLGTAGGINTTTMSEGRKKMRTQKGIRNEATLNIAPKYLIVPAEQETAATQYIRSEADPEGKHSGVTNVFRNSMDIVVDAELDQYSEFAWYLAADPNIADTVEVTYLRGQEEPTLETDIPFDRLGMDFRIYFDYGVTLLDSRGMFMNPGQ, encoded by the coding sequence ATGAATCCGATGATGATGCGGATGAAGATGCCGATGACGCTGCATAGAAACGGCACCCAGCCGGATGAGAAACAATTTGCGCGTTCGCTGACATTTAGTAGGGATACGCTAGATGAAGATAATCGAACCGTGGAGCTGTCGTTTTCCTCCGAGGCACCTTATGAACGGTATTTTGGTAGTGAAGTATTAAGCCATGACCCCGCTGCGGTTGACCTTACACGGTTGAACGAAGTCGGGGTTTTATTATTTGCTCATGGCCGCGATCAGAACTATGGGCGTATGCCGATCGGAATCATTCAAAAGGTGTGGCTTGATGATTCGGAACGGAAAGCCAGGGCGCTGGTTCAGTTTGATGACGATGCTGATTCTGACAAGGTGTGGCAAAAGGTCAAGAAAGGCATTATCAAAGGGGTATCCGTGGGTTATTCCGTGTCGTCCTGGGAGGAAGTTAAGGCAGGGAAAACATCTGCCAATGGACGTCACACCGGACCGGCATACGTGGCCCTGAAGTGGCAACCGTTTGAAATCAGTATCGAACCGACACCAGCAGATCCATCGGTAGGTGTGGGACGCAGTTTTAATCAAAATGAAGGTGAGGATGACAAGATGAAGGGTTTGAAAATGTTGGCTTTGGCCGCACAAGGATTGGTACACGCACCGGATACAGGTACGGAGCTGGGAGGAACGTCAACTCCTCCAGCAGATAACGGACAACGTGGTAATGCGCCACCAGCAATTGATCCAGCTCAAGCGACACAACAAGGGATTGTTGCTGAACGGGCTCGGGTTACAGAAATTAACACGCTCTGCCGTGATTTTGGCATGGATGCTTCAACATTCATTAATGATGGCAGTACAGTTGCGGTTGTGAAGGATGCCATCCTGCAAAAACAAATTGCGGATAAAGCTCCACAACGTTCATCAGTTCATGTGGGAGCAGAAGACAGTGACAAGTTCCGCGCAGCTGCTTCTGATGCACTTTTGATGCGTGCGGGACGTTCACCTGAAAAGCCAGCTGCAGGAGCTCCAGAGCTCCGGTCCATGCGTATGCGGGATTTGGCAGTGGAATGCTTGCAACGCTCGGGTATTGAGGGGGCTCACCGGATGAGAGATGAGGAACTGTTGAAACGCGCATTGTCTCCAGATACCACATTCCAATCCATCCTCTCAAATGCAGCCAATAAAACTCTGTCTCAGGCATACGCAGAAGCACCAACGACTTTCCAATACTGGACGGGCAAAGGTTCAAACTCAGACTTTAAAGCAGCGGAACACTATCGAATCTCTGAAGCGGGCGAACTGCAACGCACAGCTCAAAATGGGCTCATTCAGTATGACGATGCAATGAAAGATGAAAAAGTAACCAAAGCGGTGCTGACGTATGCAGAGCGCTGGGGTTTTACTCGCGAGGCGTTTATCAATGATGACCTGAGCGTGTTGAGTCGTGTGCCTGCGGCTTATGTTATTGCTGCCAAACGTGGTATTAACAAACTGGTGTACAAGATGATTGCCTCTAATCCGCTTATTTTTGATGGCAAGGCTATGTTTAGTGCTGATCATAATAACCTGGGTACTGCGGGTGGTATTAATACTACTACTATGAGTGAAGGTCGTAAAAAAATGCGGACGCAGAAGGGTATTCGGAATGAAGCAACTTTAAATATTGCTCCAAAATATCTCATTGTTCCAGCTGAACAAGAAACAGCAGCAACTCAATATATTCGTAGTGAAGCCGATCCTGAAGGCAAGCACAGCGGTGTAACAAACGTATTCCGTAACTCTATGGATATCGTAGTGGATGCTGAACTGGATCAGTACTCCGAATTTGCTTGGTACTTGGCTGCTGATCCTAATATCGCTGACACCGTAGAGGTTACTTATCTTCGTGGCCAAGAGGAGCCGACACTTGAAACAGACATTCCTTTTGACCGTTTGGGAATGGATTTCCGGATTTACTTTGATTACGGTGTTACGTTGCTGGATTCCAGAGGTATGTTCATGAATCCAGGACAATAA
- a CDS encoding phage tail protein, with protein MSGFVHVKDNFKQVNRSLKQMDRAVKQAVLSSMNRASQRAKTETGRKVRQRYIVKQGEVMQTIRLQKASGGNLTAVLVSKGNSIPLINFSVSPKKRLKRAPKSLKAAVLRGGAKKAIPGAFVARAGNHVGVFERVGTKRLPIKQMRGPAVPSMINHPEVREHVNDVYGTEMVKRLPHELDRALGRLKT; from the coding sequence ATGAGCGGATTCGTTCATGTGAAAGACAATTTCAAGCAAGTGAATCGGTCATTGAAACAAATGGATAGAGCAGTCAAACAGGCTGTTTTATCCAGCATGAACCGCGCCTCGCAGCGTGCTAAAACGGAAACTGGTCGGAAGGTCAGACAACGTTACATTGTCAAACAAGGTGAAGTTATGCAAACTATCCGATTGCAGAAAGCTTCAGGAGGCAATTTGACGGCTGTTTTAGTGTCAAAAGGCAATAGTATTCCCTTGATCAATTTTAGCGTCAGTCCAAAGAAGAGGCTAAAACGAGCGCCTAAATCTTTAAAAGCAGCTGTATTGCGCGGCGGTGCAAAAAAAGCGATTCCTGGGGCGTTTGTTGCTCGTGCAGGGAATCATGTCGGGGTCTTTGAGCGTGTTGGTACCAAACGGCTACCTATCAAACAGATGCGTGGGCCGGCAGTGCCGTCCATGATCAACCACCCTGAAGTGAGGGAGCATGTGAATGATGTGTACGGAACTGAAATGGTTAAAAGATTGCCGCATGAGCTGGATCGTGCGTTGGGGAGGCTTAAAACGTGA
- a CDS encoding phage tail sheath family protein, with the protein MTHGVKTREEFNQAAPSGAQANTLPVYIGAAPVHLAADPYGATNRVILAFNMQDYKRKLGYVDDWEEFPLCEAAFAHFDDEQQGPIAFVNVLDPTKDVTVTAPALATLVDGVYTIAADGVLKDKVLVTSSDSATTYVLNTDYTLTFNALGRLILAVIPGGAITGSDICVGYTALNPSAVTASRIIGGTDVTTGVRTGLELIEEVFQVTKLVPNLILAPGYSDDPVIAAIMEAKARDVNGLFEAYAVTDLDASQKYMDIAEWKKENGYDSMLNINTYPLFTNKGRTFHSSTIAAVRMLTTDGANNGFPVQTPSNQSINVDGMVYKDGTPVFMPYDQANMLNDNGIVTAINWQDGYRLWGNKTGAYPEFKDAQRSFIPVRRMFSYVKNNLVLNYWSKVDNPLNKRLVESVLDDANIWINGLVGANLLVGGRVEFNGSDNPAEQLSAGRMVYRVIFTPPGPAEEIEFIVSYDSSYYAAMFAA; encoded by the coding sequence ATGACACACGGTGTAAAAACAAGGGAAGAGTTTAACCAGGCTGCACCATCGGGCGCACAGGCTAACACATTACCTGTATATATCGGTGCGGCTCCAGTCCATTTAGCTGCCGATCCTTATGGGGCTACCAATCGCGTGATTTTGGCTTTTAACATGCAAGATTACAAGCGCAAATTGGGGTACGTGGATGATTGGGAGGAATTCCCGCTTTGCGAAGCGGCTTTTGCTCATTTCGACGATGAACAGCAAGGTCCTATTGCATTCGTGAATGTGTTAGATCCGACAAAAGACGTGACGGTTACGGCTCCAGCTTTAGCCACATTGGTTGATGGAGTGTATACGATTGCTGCTGACGGTGTATTGAAAGATAAAGTGCTAGTTACATCTTCAGACAGTGCCACTACGTATGTGCTCAATACGGATTACACACTCACGTTTAACGCACTAGGGCGTCTGATTCTAGCTGTCATTCCAGGTGGAGCGATTACAGGCTCAGATATTTGTGTTGGGTACACAGCACTGAATCCATCTGCTGTTACGGCTAGCCGGATCATTGGAGGTACTGACGTCACAACAGGTGTGCGCACAGGTCTGGAATTGATTGAAGAAGTGTTCCAAGTAACGAAACTCGTTCCGAATCTAATCCTTGCTCCAGGTTACTCAGATGATCCGGTCATTGCAGCAATCATGGAAGCCAAAGCCAGGGACGTTAACGGACTATTCGAGGCGTACGCCGTGACAGACTTGGATGCTAGTCAAAAATACATGGATATTGCCGAGTGGAAGAAGGAAAACGGGTATGACTCCATGTTGAACATCAATACCTATCCGTTATTCACGAATAAAGGGCGCACGTTTCATTCCTCAACCATTGCAGCAGTGCGAATGTTGACAACGGATGGAGCAAATAACGGATTCCCTGTACAAACGCCTTCTAACCAGTCAATCAATGTAGATGGGATGGTTTATAAAGATGGAACGCCTGTCTTCATGCCATATGACCAAGCAAATATGCTTAACGATAATGGCATTGTTACGGCTATTAACTGGCAGGATGGTTATCGGTTATGGGGTAACAAAACAGGTGCATATCCTGAGTTTAAGGATGCCCAGCGGTCATTCATTCCCGTGCGGCGGATGTTCTCATACGTTAAAAACAACTTGGTTCTGAATTATTGGAGCAAGGTAGATAATCCATTAAATAAAAGGTTGGTTGAATCCGTTTTGGATGATGCAAACATTTGGATTAATGGTCTAGTAGGGGCGAATTTGCTAGTCGGTGGTCGAGTTGAATTCAATGGTTCAGATAATCCAGCGGAACAGTTAAGTGCTGGTAGAATGGTCTACCGAGTAATTTTCACGCCACCAGGACCTGCCGAAGAAATTGAATTTATCGTATCTTACGATTCTTCATATTATGCCGCGATGTTTGCAGCGTAA
- a CDS encoding phage major tail tube protein — MKNIPIKLAGMTLFLDDNKDSFATGDITLPSLTPMTTTVSGMGILGEIDLPDAGHYGAIQIGIAWRTINKDAFALVSSSVKKLEIRGAFKEYDVTGTKFVTKSIKIVIKGVGKGIDLGTLAQNAETGTSNTVEVLYIKIFIDGDEVFELDKLAYISKTNGVDDQEDVRKALGL, encoded by the coding sequence ATGAAAAACATTCCAATCAAGCTAGCGGGTATGACACTGTTTCTGGATGACAACAAAGATAGCTTCGCTACGGGAGATATCACACTTCCATCCCTAACGCCAATGACCACAACTGTATCGGGAATGGGCATCTTAGGAGAAATCGATTTGCCGGATGCAGGACATTATGGTGCAATCCAGATCGGCATTGCTTGGCGAACAATTAATAAAGACGCATTCGCGCTCGTTAGTTCCAGCGTGAAAAAGCTGGAGATTAGAGGGGCCTTCAAGGAATACGATGTGACAGGAACTAAATTTGTAACTAAATCCATCAAGATTGTTATTAAGGGAGTAGGCAAAGGGATTGATTTGGGAACACTTGCTCAAAATGCTGAAACCGGAACGAGCAATACAGTCGAAGTGTTGTATATCAAGATATTCATTGACGGAGACGAAGTTTTTGAGTTGGACAAGTTGGCTTATATCAGTAAAACAAACGGTGTAGACGATCAAGAAGACGTGCGCAAGGCTCTTGGGCTGTAA
- a CDS encoding phage tail assembly protein, producing the protein MVEQEKKLEDLTEVQQAGVVVKLSRPILWEGVEYTELHLNFDELSGDDIIDVEGEFIDFIAGKKNVLVSMKDEHPAYHAVLAAKAAGVHPNFMKKLKAPEFVKVTGASKRFLNRMG; encoded by the coding sequence ATGGTAGAGCAAGAGAAGAAATTGGAAGATTTGACCGAAGTACAGCAGGCTGGGGTGGTTGTCAAACTATCCCGGCCTATTTTATGGGAAGGTGTAGAATATACGGAACTGCACTTAAATTTCGATGAACTCTCAGGTGACGATATCATTGACGTCGAGGGGGAATTCATCGACTTTATCGCAGGCAAGAAGAACGTTCTTGTATCTATGAAAGATGAACACCCTGCATATCATGCAGTTCTTGCTGCAAAGGCTGCTGGAGTACATCCTAACTTTATGAAAAAACTTAAGGCTCCAGAATTCGTGAAAGTCACAGGTGCTTCAAAGCGTTTTTTGAATCGTATGGGTTAA